The window TCAGCTTTCTACACAAGGTTCTTAAAGTGTTCTGCGTAATGATTAGATTGCGTGTATAAAACAAGTTGACAGAATTGTCAACTCAACTATCTAAAAACAATTCAAAAAAAATCAAATACCAAGTAAAGGCAGTGAAAGTCAAGGCGGAGTCACATGCAGATAGCTCTCCAACACCGCAACATAAGGTTAATTACTGCTTAATTACTCTGTGAATAGTGGATTTGCCTTCTCCTATACCATGAGTTATTTCAACAAAATACACACCCGGTGGCAAATCTGTCATATCAACAGACTGGGTTTTATATTGCTCAAGTACAAGGTTGCCAAGTGCAGAAAATATTTTGATATTAGGCTCGTGCACCCCTGCAATATCAAATCTATCAGAGGTGGGGTTAGGAGAAATTGAAACTCCCATTTCATTCCCTGACCAATAATATTTAACTATGGGTGAATACTGAAATTTATTATCCATATCCACCTGTTTGAGTCGGTATAAATTATAGCCGTTAAAAGGAGACTCATCAATGAATCTGTATGCAGCACTTTCGCAGGAACCACATCCGTCAACCTTGCCTATTTTCTGCCAAAATACACCATCTGTAGATTTTTCAACATCAAAATAATTGTTATTCTGCTCAGAAGCCGTTACCCAATCATATATAATCTGGGTTTCTGTGCCTGTCAAAGTTTGACTCTCATAGTGTACGGGCAGATAGACTGTCAATGAGTCAAAAGGTCTGAGCCAAAAAGAATATTGTCTTTCGGTAGGGTTATTTCTCCTTTTACCTATCACACCTGCCCTCATGTAAAAATATTGGACATTCGAAAAGTTCATCTGAACCATAGCCACTTTGTTTATGGTGTCAATATTGTTAAATACGGGGAAGTCGCTCACATTTACAACCCAACTTCCAATTATACCGGATGAAATGGTAGAACCGGGTATCCCAAAGGGCATTGAGGGAGCGCTCACATAATTAATTTCCTGAAAAGCATTATTTCCCGTACTGCTTCCACTTCCATCCAAGTCAACTACCGTAACCGGCAGACAAGCTAAAGTATCCAGATTATTATCAAAGCTATTAGAACCGCTGCCGTTTTTAGATGCAAATTCCACAAAAAATTCAGCCCAAGCTGTGTCAGTCGCTGAGGAAGAACTCGGAAATCTGACCATCGGCTGCCAAGGTTCATTATATCCTCTTGTTTTGTCTAAAGGACCTGCAGGTGTTTGATCCCAATTTGAAAGCGTAACAGAGGAAGAAGAGCGTGCAACCCATGTAATCCTCATAAACACATCCGGACTCGAATGAATTTGTACTACTCTCTGTCTTGTTCCTCCCGTAACTCCACTGCCACTGGGTGTCCAACTCACCCCAGTCGTAGGAGTCCCGATGACAACATCATAGGTGGGTAGCACACACTGAGCCTTAACAAGAGAAGTACCGAATAATAACAATATTACCAGTAATATCAACTGAGCATACCTTTTATAACTAATATATACCATATTGATTCCAAGCTAAATAAATGAAAAATTCAAACAAAGACCATCAAAAATAAAAGTATAAAATCAAATTTCCCTTACGCAAAGATAACTCCTTTTTTATTTTACACAAATTATTATACAAAAAAAAACAGCCTTCACCCTTTTTTCACCTCTAAGTTTTCTTACAAATTAATTACGTTTGCATACGACAATGCAAGTTACACAAGCCAAAATATCCCCCCTGTTATTTGCATTGCTTGCATGGGTGTTTTGTTTTGAATCAAAGGCGCAATCCTTGCCGGACTCTATTGCTCAGAAAACATTCACACTCAACCTCAACAAGGTTCAGATGTCAGATATCTTGAACGACATCAGTAAACAAACAGGCATGCTTTTCAGTTACAAAAATGCCACTGTTGTCAAATTGGGGAAATATTCATTTTCAAACAAGCAGCTTACCTTAGCTGTGTTTTGCAATGAATATTTAAAGTCCAGAGATATTAATTATGTTTTTATCCCACCCAATATCATTGTTCTAAATCCATTCAAACCAACTATTCCCAAAGCCTTTACAATCAATGGATTTGTTTCGGATAGTGCGAGCGGAGAAAAATTAATCGGCAGTAATATATTATTACCTAAAGAAAATGTAGGGGTAGCAAGCAATTACGAAGGTTTTTTTTCTATTCAAACTCATAACGATACATTGCGTATGCAGATTTCATATATAGGTTATCAAACTAAATCTTTAGAACTGCCCATTTCTGAAAACCTGAGACTTGATATTAAACTGTCACAGTCTCTTAGCCTACCTATTGTTATTGTTACCAACAAGGAAGATAAAAACTCTCTTACACAAGAGAACGGTAATCTTATCACATTAAAAGGTAAAAAAATTACTGATTTATCACCGTTATTCGGAGAGTCTGATGTGTTCAGAACCCTTCAATTATTACCGGGTATCCAATCCGTAGGAGAAGGCGCACCGGGTTTATTTGTCAGAGGCGGCAGTCCTGACCAGAATCTTGTGTTGTTAGATGGTATCCAAATTTACAATCCTATTCACATTTTCGGTTTTTACTCAATTTTTAATCCAGGGATTGTAAAGAATGTTGCATTAAACAAAGGATCATTTCCTGCTAAATATAGTGGAAGATTATCTTCAGTTATAGATGTTATCACCGTTGATGGAAATAGTCATAAAATCCAAGGAGAAGCAATGTTGGGAATAATGGGATCAAGATTGAGCATAGACGGGCCTATAGGTAAATCACATAAAACAACTTTTATGGTATCCGGACGTAGGTCTCATATTGATTTATTATTGGCTCCATTTCTCAAAGCAAACCTATCTACACAAAATGCGGGATTTCTCACCGCCTATTACTTTTATGATATTAATGCTAAAATAGTTCACCGCTTTAACAAGAACGCAAAAATCACACTCAGTTTTTATAACGGGGGCGATAATATTTCCTTAAACAACTCATTCAAACTTGACAACCTGCAACATAAAATAAAAGAAAAAGACAGACAGAGTTTTGCATGGGGCAATAAAGTTGCGGCAATCCGATGGGGGCAAATTTTATCATCAAAAACAATTCTAAAAACAACCGCATGGTATTCTTCTTATGATTTTGGTAACACAAGCAGATACTCTTTTGAAGAGACAACCAAAGACAGTTCATCGGAGAACTTTTTTGACTACCGTTTTGAATCTTTTATCAGGGACATTGGTGTTAATTCTGATATAGAATACTTTATTACAGAAAAGTGGAAATTGAATGGAGGAGTGCAATTCATATCTCACATGTTCCAACCCGGTGTAACCAGTTTAACGAGCAATCTCCCTAATCTCGAGCCGGCAGTCAACATTACTGAAACGAGTATGGGTAATGAAGCATCAGTCTATATAGACAACGGATTTAATGTCGGGAAAAAAATTAAAGTAAACCTAGGATTAAATTATACAGAGTTTTTAGTCCAATCTAAACAATACCCATCGCTTCAACCACGGGTTTCGGTAATGTATAATCTGAATAAGCGCTTTATTATCAGTGTAGGATATGCACAAATGCAACAATACCTGCACTTACTGGCTAACTCTTCGATCGGGATACCACAAGATCTATGGATATTATCTAGTGATAAAATCATGCCTCAGAATAACAGCCTGTACAATCTCAGTTTCAAGCAAGAATTAAAGTTTGTCGATATCGGACTTGATTTGTTTTATAAGAATATGAACAATGTGATTGATTATAAAGATGGAGAAAATTATCTGAAAAACACAAATAATTGGGAAGATAAAATCACCATTGGCACCGGCAAAGCAATGGGAATAGAGTTGTTTATAGAAAAAGAAATAGGTCGTTTTACAGGTTGGATTGGATATTGTTTGTCAAACAGTACAAGACAATTTGCTGACATAAATGAGGGTAAGCCTTTTTTATATAGGTACAACCGTACACATGATTTAAGTTCAACAGCATCCTATAAAATCAATGATAGAAACACTATTTCCATAAACTTTATTTATGCAACCGGCACACCAATCACCATACCCGAACAAATATATTCAGGACTTTCCGCCTCCACCCCAACTGTTGATATTTTCATCCCCGGCAAAAGGAATAACTTTATCATGGCAGACTATAACCGATTGGATATCAATTACAGTAATTACAAAAAGAATAAGTTAGGAATAAGAGTTTGGTCATTTGGCTTTTACAATGTTTATAATAAACAAAATCCATTTTTTATCTCACCTGGATACAATGACAATGGTGAACGCGTCTTGAGACAAGTAACACTTTTCCCCATCATCCCATCCATCACATACAAACAAGAATTTTGAGAAAAATACCATTCTATATTGCTCTTTTCTTATTGAGCTCTTGTACAAAGGATCTCCCCTTTCCAAATCTCAAATCGGAAAAAAAGATGGTTGTAAACTGCTTTGTTTCAGTTGGCGAACCTATTAGGGTACAAGTCAGTGAAACCTATGCACCTTCTGAAGACGGAAAAAACAATTTTATAATTGGGGCAACAGTAACCCTTCTGGATTCCATAGGCGGCATTTTAGATGTTTTGATGAGCGATACGACAAACGGTAGTTATATTTCATCAATTATCGCACTTCCTTCAACAACTTATTCTATTGAGGTTAGAGATGATTCTAAATCATATTATTGTACATCACAAAGCAGAACCCCCGGTTCCAAACCTTCATTTACCTCAGATACCTCACATATATTTTATCAAGGACGTCCGGATTTTTTTCAATTTAAAATTAAACTATCCGATAAGCCCGCAGAAGACAACTATTATTTATTTTATTGTTCCCGAACATACTATGAATACGTATACACTCATGGGCAACTCACTGATTCTTCACTCAAGACAGAATTTTTGAACCTCAATACAAATGATTATTGGTTTATCAGAAATAACAACACGCAATACTCAAAAAAAGAGTTATTGTTAGTCGATGACGGATTTAAAGGCTTGGTGGCTTATCCCAAATTTGGGACATTCTTAGCACCAACCAAAACCGCAGATGAACGCACAGTAATGATTACGTTGTATGTAAGTTCTTTATCCAAGGAGCGATACCTTTACACCAGTTCACTGAACGAATACCTTTTTT is drawn from Bacteroidota bacterium and contains these coding sequences:
- a CDS encoding T9SS type A sorting domain-containing protein, giving the protein MVYISYKRYAQLILLVILLLFGTSLVKAQCVLPTYDVVIGTPTTGVSWTPSGSGVTGGTRQRVVQIHSSPDVFMRITWVARSSSSVTLSNWDQTPAGPLDKTRGYNEPWQPMVRFPSSSSATDTAWAEFFVEFASKNGSGSNSFDNNLDTLACLPVTVVDLDGSGSSTGNNAFQEINYVSAPSMPFGIPGSTISSGIIGSWVVNVSDFPVFNNIDTINKVAMVQMNFSNVQYFYMRAGVIGKRRNNPTERQYSFWLRPFDSLTVYLPVHYESQTLTGTETQIIYDWVTASEQNNNYFDVEKSTDGVFWQKIGKVDGCGSCESAAYRFIDESPFNGYNLYRLKQVDMDNKFQYSPIVKYYWSGNEMGVSISPNPTSDRFDIAGVHEPNIKIFSALGNLVLEQYKTQSVDMTDLPPGVYFVEITHGIGEGKSTIHRVIKQ
- a CDS encoding TonB-dependent receptor: MQVTQAKISPLLFALLAWVFCFESKAQSLPDSIAQKTFTLNLNKVQMSDILNDISKQTGMLFSYKNATVVKLGKYSFSNKQLTLAVFCNEYLKSRDINYVFIPPNIIVLNPFKPTIPKAFTINGFVSDSASGEKLIGSNILLPKENVGVASNYEGFFSIQTHNDTLRMQISYIGYQTKSLELPISENLRLDIKLSQSLSLPIVIVTNKEDKNSLTQENGNLITLKGKKITDLSPLFGESDVFRTLQLLPGIQSVGEGAPGLFVRGGSPDQNLVLLDGIQIYNPIHIFGFYSIFNPGIVKNVALNKGSFPAKYSGRLSSVIDVITVDGNSHKIQGEAMLGIMGSRLSIDGPIGKSHKTTFMVSGRRSHIDLLLAPFLKANLSTQNAGFLTAYYFYDINAKIVHRFNKNAKITLSFYNGGDNISLNNSFKLDNLQHKIKEKDRQSFAWGNKVAAIRWGQILSSKTILKTTAWYSSYDFGNTSRYSFEETTKDSSSENFFDYRFESFIRDIGVNSDIEYFITEKWKLNGGVQFISHMFQPGVTSLTSNLPNLEPAVNITETSMGNEASVYIDNGFNVGKKIKVNLGLNYTEFLVQSKQYPSLQPRVSVMYNLNKRFIISVGYAQMQQYLHLLANSSIGIPQDLWILSSDKIMPQNNSLYNLSFKQELKFVDIGLDLFYKNMNNVIDYKDGENYLKNTNNWEDKITIGTGKAMGIELFIEKEIGRFTGWIGYCLSNSTRQFADINEGKPFLYRYNRTHDLSSTASYKINDRNTISINFIYATGTPITIPEQIYSGLSASTPTVDIFIPGKRNNFIMADYNRLDINYSNYKKNKLGIRVWSFGFYNVYNKQNPFFISPGYNDNGERVLRQVTLFPIIPSITYKQEF
- a CDS encoding DUF4249 domain-containing protein — its product is MVVNCFVSVGEPIRVQVSETYAPSEDGKNNFIIGATVTLLDSIGGILDVLMSDTTNGSYISSIIALPSTTYSIEVRDDSKSYYCTSQSRTPGSKPSFTSDTSHIFYQGRPDFFQFKIKLSDKPAEDNYYLFYCSRTYYEYVYTHGQLTDSSLKTEFLNLNTNDYWFIRNNNTQYSKKELLLVDDGFKGLVAYPKFGTFLAPTKTADERTVMITLYVSSLSKERYLYTSSLNEYLFYQSDPFSQNTSVFSNIASGYGIFASDFTDKIEYHY